One Microtus pennsylvanicus isolate mMicPen1 chromosome 3, mMicPen1.hap1, whole genome shotgun sequence DNA window includes the following coding sequences:
- the Pde4a gene encoding 3',5'-cyclic-AMP phosphodiesterase 4A isoform X5, giving the protein MPLVDFFCETCSKPWLVGWWDQFKRMLNRELTHLSEMSRSGNQVSEYISTTFLDKHNEMDIPSPTPRQRAFQQPTPPLVRQSQPMSQITGLKKLVHTGSANTSIPRFGVKTDQEELLAQELENLSKWGLNIFCVSEYAGGRSLSCIMYTVFQERDLLKKFRIPLDTMMTYMLTLEDHYHADVAYHNSLHAADVLQSTHVLLATPALDAVFTDLEILAALFAAAIHDVDHPGVSNQFLINTNSELALMYNDESVLENHHLAVGFKLLQEENCDIFQNLSKRQRQSLRKMVIDMVLATDMSKHMTLLADLKTMVETKKVTSSGVLLLDNYADRIQVLRNMVHCADLSNPTKPLELYRQWTDRIMAEFFQQGDRERERGMEISPMCDKHTASVEKSQVGFIDYIVHPLWETWADLVHPDAQDILDTLEDNRDWYHSAIRQSPSPPPEEEPGGLVHPSLPDKFQFELTLEEEEEEEEEDSLEVLGLPTAEEILSVPDDCTAQALEQSKVKVAAAREGEEYPRQGTVAACVAPKESMEAVGCSCSSGTPILPDLRTLSPSEEAPGLLGLPSMAAEVEAPKDHLAATRACVCSGTSGDNSAIFSAPGRSGSGGDPA; this is encoded by the exons ATGCCTCTGGTGGACTTCTTCTGCGAGACCTGCTCCAAGCCCTGGCTGGTGGGCTGGTGGGACCAG TTCAAAAGGATGCTGAACCGGGAACTGACACACCTGTCGGAAATGAGCAGGTCCGGAAACCAGGTCTCAGAGTACATTTCCACAACATTCCTGG ACAAACATAATGAAATGGATATCCCCTCACCCACGCCTCGCCAGAGAGCCTTCCAGCAGCCCACACCACCGCTGGTGCGACAGTCCCAGCCCATGTCTCAGATCACAGGGCTGAAGAAGCTGGTACACACCGGAAGCGCGAACACCAGTATCCCGCGGTTTGGAGTCAAGACAGATCAAGAGGAACTCCTAGCACAA GAACTGGAGAACTTGAGCAAATGGGGCCTGAACATCTTTTGTGTGTCGGAGTACGCTGGAGGCCGCTCGCTCAGCTGCATCATGTATACAGTATTCCAG GAGCGGGACCTGTTGAAGAAATTCCGCATCCCCCTGGACACCATGATGACTTACATGCTAACCCTGGAAGACCACTACCACGCTGATGTGGCCTACCACAACAGCCTGCACGCAGCTGATGTTCTGCAGTCCACACATGTGCTACTGGCCACGCCGGCTCTGGAT GCTGTGTTCACAGACCTGGAGATTCTTGCTGCCCTTTTTGCTGCTGCCATCCACGACGTGGACCACCCTGGCGTCTCCAACCAGTTCCTTATCAACACGA ATTCGGAGCTGGCGTTAATGTACAACGACGAGTCTGTGCTTGAgaaccaccacctggctgtgggctttaaactgctgcaagaagagaaCTGCGACATCTTCCAGAACCTCAGCAAGCGCCAGCGACAGAGCCTGCGCAAGATGGTCATCGACATG GTGCTGGCCACAGACATGTCCAAGCACATGACCCTTCTGGCTGACCTGAAGACTATGGTGGAGACGAAGAAAGTGACCAGCTCGGGAGTTCTCTTGCTGGACAACTATGCTGACCGCATCCAG GTCCTCAGGAACATGGTGCACTGTGCGGACCTCAGCAACCCCACCAAGCCTCTGGAGCTGTATCGACAGTGGACTGACCGCATCATGGCCGAGTTCTTCCAGCAGGGCGACCGGGAACGAGAGCGTGGAATGGAGATTAGTCCCATGTGTGACAAGCACACGGCCTCTGTGGAGAAGTCTCAG GTGGGCTTCATTGACTACATTGTCCACCCGTTGTGGGAGACGTGGGCAGATCTCGTCCATCCCGATGCCCAAGACATCCTGGACACGTTGGAAGACAACAGGGATTGGTACCACAGTGCTATCCGGCAGAGCCCTTCCCCACCCCCGGAAGAGGAGCCGGGAGGGCTTGTCCATCCATCCCTACCTGACAAGTTCCAGTTTGAGCTCAcactggaggaggaagaggaagaggaagaggaggattcCTTGGAGGTTCTGGGATTGCCCACAGCTGAGGAGATCTTAAGCGTGCCAGATGACTGCACAGCTCAGGCCTTAGAACAGTCCAAGGTCAAAGTTGCTGCTGCGAGAGAGGGCGAAGAGTACCCGAGGCAGGGGACAGTCGCAGCGTGTGTGGCTCCCAAGGAGTCCATGGAGGCTGTGGGCTGCTCCTGCAGCTCTGGAACCCCCATTCTGCCTGACTTGAGGACCCTGTCCCCTTCAGAGGAGGCCCCGGGCCTCCTGGGCCTCCCCTCCATGGCGGCAGAGGTGGAGGCCCCAAAAGACCATCTGGCTGCCACGAGGGCTTGTGTCTGCTCTGGGACATCAGGAGACAACTCTGCCATCTTCTCAGCTCCAGGCAGGTCGGGGTCAGGTGGGGACCCTGCCTGA